A genomic window from Salvelinus namaycush isolate Seneca chromosome 5, SaNama_1.0, whole genome shotgun sequence includes:
- the kcnk4a gene encoding potassium channel subfamily K member 4, with translation MRCPTLLALLAGVMLYLVIGALVFRTLESPKESKEHEKLLCTTRDFLQNHSCVTAQNLSDLIKSVVKAVEAGLDVKHSSTNFTSRWDLASAFFFCGTIITTIGFGNLSPRTKWGQLFCVCYALVGIPMFGFLLAGVGDHMGTGLRKAVWKMETLFLKRRVSPTYVRVMSAVLSILIGCLIFLAVPTLVFKEVEDWSFLEALYFVVITLTTVGFGDYVAGANRRDGDLFKPLVWLWIVFGLAYFASILTMIGNWLRVLSKKTRAEMEELRAHATDWTQNIQNMSMDFRIPNPLELNDPFLLQRRRWKRSTRRRVRRGALGHRGRQGAIGENGHLPNRWVTRSMTRLEVVRLGGGEVRTEGVRLGPGMGLGVGLRADCRVNARSEGRTVARSLSMPAARSVMELDYDPDPVAIMMMPWESGSVSESPESDSRSVVSSSDSHTSDMCMPGRRMPFASFDPSGSLCTEQRGRHGGSRLVYFREDVQFPVPLQQLPKSPNSTMPLPMTPLPTPPGCKMLDFFGENLAYIDESSDTLSDRNQTVEGGVSPRPRIHRRRSMRRQLKERRDSDMQPPSNPPTPPPLPHLRD, from the exons ATGCGGTGCCCCACCCTGCTGGCCCTGCTGGCAGGGGTCATGCTGTACCTGGTGATAGGGGCGCTGGTGTTCCGGACCCTGGAAAGCCCCAAGGAGAGCAAGGAGCACGAGAAGCTGCTCTGTACCACACGTGACTTCCTCCAAAACCACTCCTGTGTCACTGCACAGAACCTCAGCGACCTCatcaag AGTGTGGTGAAGGCGGTGGAGGCGGGCCTGGATGTAAAACACAGCTCCACCAACTTCACTAGCAGGTGGGACCTGGCCAGCGCCTTCTTCTTCTGTggtaccatcatcaccaccatcg GGTTTGGTAACCTGTCTCCCAGGACCAAATGGGGCCAGCTGTTCTGCGTGTGTTATGCCCTGGTAGGGATCCCTATGTTTGGTTTCCTGCTGGCTGGTGTCGGGGACCACATGGGGACGGGGCTGAGGAAGGCCGTGTGGAAGATGGAGACACTTTTCCTG AAGCGGCGGGTCAGTCCCACTTATGTGCGGGTCATGTCTGCCGTTCTGTCCATCCTGATTGGCTGTCTGATCTTCCTCGCCGTGCCAACGCTGGTGTTTAAGGAAGTGGAGGACTGGTCCTTTCTGGAGGCGCTCTACTTTGTGGTCATCACCCTGACCACGGTCGGCTTCGGAGACTATGTAGCAG GTGCTAACCGGCGGGACGGAGATCTGTTTAAGCCCCTTGTGTGGCTCTGGATAGTGTTTGGCCTGGCTTACTTTGCTTCCATACTCACCATGATCGGAAACTGGCTGCGGGTGCTGTCCAAGAAAACACGTGCTGAG atggAGGAGTTGAGGGCCCATGCTACAGACTGGACCCAGAACATCCAAAACATGTCCATGGACTTCCGGATCCCCAACCCTCTGGAACTCAATGACCCCTTCCTGCTGCAGCGGCGCCGCTGGAAACGCAGCACCCGGCGACGGGTCCGCAGGGGGGCGCTGGGGCACCGCGGCAGGCAGGGCGCCATAGGGGAGAACGGACATCTGCCCAATAGGTGGGTCACACGCTCCATGACCCGTCTGGAGGTCGTGAGGTTAGGGGGGGGTGAGGTTAGGACTGAGGGGGTGAGGTTAGGACCAGGGATGGGGCTAGGGGTAGGTTTGAGGGCAGATTGCAGGGTCAATGCGAGGTCAGAGGGCCGGACGGTTGCAAGGTCGCTGTCGATGCCTGCGGCGCGCTCCGTGATGGAGTTAGACTATGACCCTGATCCTGTTGCGATAATGATGATGCCATGGGAGTCGGGCTCTGTGTCCGAGTCTCCAgagtctgactccagatcagttgTCTCCTCCTCTGACTCTCACACCTCTGACATGTGTATGCCAGGGCGGAGGATGCCTTTTGCTAGTTTTGACCCCAGTGGGTCTCTCTGTACTGAACAGAGGGGACGCCATGGAGGATCCAGGCTGGTATATTTCAGGGAGGACGTCCAGTTCCCTGTGCCTCTCCAGCAACTCCCCAAGTCGCCCAACTCCACCATGCCGCTCCCCATGACCCCTTTGCCCACCCCGCCAGGCTGCAAGATGCTAGATTTCTTCGGGGAGAACTTGGCCTACATCGACGAGTCGTCAGACACGCTAAGTGACCGGAACCAGACGGTTGAGGGGGGTGTCAGTCCTCGTCCCCGGATACACCGCAGGAGGAGCATGAGGAGGCagctgaaggagaggagggacagcGACATGCAGCCCCCCTCTAACCCCCCgactcctccccccctcccccatctcagAGACTGA
- the tgfb5 gene encoding transforming growth factor beta-2 proprotein produces the protein MEPSESVHQSDHRTMWLTHLALLLLRLAVSAEGLSTCQSFSLDDQKSKRIEAVRGQILSKLRYRSPPEPPAPSPQPETVPAEVMLLYNSTRELLKERARQAESACDRESSEEDYYAKEVQRIDMLPQRTDINAVNPPVPSPYYRVVGFDVSGVDRNSSTLVKAEFRIYRAPNPQARTSEQRVEIYQVIKPEEPTGPSQRYIDSRTVRPRTKGAWLSVDVTDTVKDWLAHKERNLGLKLGVHCPCCTFVPSTNSIVFNKSEELETRFAGLDDELLQQQVRKPGAGLAKGQVEFSTKTPHLILTLLPSDRVDNPGKKTRKRRAAADPTTCSRNSGAGCCLRSLYIDFRRDLNWKWIHEPKGYKANFCSGSCPYLWSADNHYNMILPLYNKLNPEASASPCCVPQDLEPLTIVYFMGRTPKVEQLSNMVVRSCKCR, from the exons ATGGAGCCGAGTGAGTCCGTTCACCAATCTGACCACCGGACTATGTGGCTCACCCACCTCGCCTTGCTGCTGCTCCGGTTGGCGGTGTCCGCGGAGGGGCTCTCCACCTGCCAGTCATTCAGCCTGGATGATCAGAAGTCCAAGCGCATCGAGGCCGTTCGCGGTCAGATCCTCAGCAAGCTCCGCTACCGTAGTCCACCGGAGCCCCCCGCACCTAGCCCACAGCCCGAGACTGTGCCCGCTGAGGTGATGCTGCTCTACAACAGCACTCGGGAGCTGCTGAAGGAGCGTGCGCGCCAGGCCGAGTCCGCGTGCGACCGGGAGAGCAGCGAGGAGGATTATTACGCAAAAGAGGTTCAGCGCATAGACATGCTTCCGCAGCGCACAGACATCA ATGCAGTGAACCCTCCAGTCCCCAGCCCATATTACAGAGTGGTGGGATTCGATGTGAGTGGTGTGGACAGAAACTCCAGCACGCTGGTCAAAGCTGAGTTCAGAATCTACAGAGCACCCAACCCCCAGGCCCGCACCtcagagcagagagtagagatCTATCAG GTGATAAAGCCAGAAGAGCCAACAGGCCCCTCGCAGAGATACATCGATTCCAGAACTGTTCGCCCACGGACCAAGGGGGCGTGGCTCTCTGTGGATGTCACTGACACTGTGAAGGACTGGCTGGCTCATAAGG AGAGGAACCTGGGTTTGAAGCTGGGTGTTCACTGTCCGTGCTGCACCTTCGTTCCCTCCACCAACAGCATTGTTTTCAATAAGAGTGAGGAGCTGGAGACACGCTTCGCAG GTCTGGATGATGAGCTGCTTCAGCAGCAGGTGCGGAAGCCGGGGGCAGGCCTGGCTAAGGGCCAGGTAGAGTTTAGTACCAAGACCCCCCACCTCATCCTCACCCTGCTGCCCAGTGACAGGGTAGACAACCCGGGCAAGAAGACCCGCAAAAGGAGGGCCGCTGCAGACCCCACCACCTGCTCCAG GAATTCAGGCGCGGGCTGCTGTCTGCGATCGCTCTACATCGACTTCCGCCGGGACCTGAACTGGAAGTGGATCCACGAGCCGAAGGGCTACAAGGCCAATTTCTGCTCTGGCAGCTGCCCATACCTCTGGAGCGCTGacaaccactacaacatg atCCTGCCGCTGTATAACAAGCTGAACCCTGAGGCGTCGGCATCTCCGTGCTGCGTACCTCAGGACCTGGAGCCTCTGACCATCGTTTACTTCATGGGCCGAACGCCCAAGGTAGAGCAGCTCTCCAACATGGTGGTCAGGTCCTGCAAGTGCCGCTGA
- the trmt112 gene encoding multifunctional methyltransferase subunit TRM112-like protein, which translates to MKLLTHNMLTSHVKGVTKGYPLLIKATEVKVSEVEFNPNFVSRMIPKLEWSALVQAADGLGHLQDLPAELVTDYENNEDFLRKVHRVLLEVEVLEGCLQCPESGREFPISRGVPNMLLNEDEA; encoded by the exons ATGAAACTACTGACGCACAACATGTTGACGTCTCACGTGAAAGGGGTAACCAAAGGATACCCTCTCCTCATCAAG GCGACGGAGGTGAAAGTGAGTGAGGTGGAGTTTAATCCCAATTTCGTGAGTCGAATGATCCCCAAATTGGAGTGGAGCGCTCTGGTTCAGGCGGCTGATGGG CTGGGTCATCTCCAAGATTTACCTGCAGAGCTGGTCACGGACTATGAGAATAATGAAGACTTCCTGCGTAAAGTACACAGGGTTCTGCTGGAG gtGGAGGTGCTGGAAGGGTGTCTGCAGTGCCCCGAGTCTGGCCGTGAGTTCCCCATCTCTCGGGGGGTCCCCAACATGCTGCTGAACGAGGACGAGGCATAG